A stretch of Paludisphaera borealis DNA encodes these proteins:
- a CDS encoding sensor histidine kinase: MNTELFEHNYQVLTRRASALHAAPTTTPQELQCRLDEASALADDAIGRLRIAEARLREIEERRSAEDQSPSPARPVSESVEADHGREQALALLAHELRTPLAVILNSVYYWRLAENDPTAIEQVRELISRQAHRMSKLVDDLLDHSRITRNQIQLCLETVDVGVIVSRVAETIRPLIQSRGHELTVTPPLDRIDLTADPNRLEQILINLLTNAARYTPPGGKIRLTACREGDEVVMRVRDTGIGIAPEAADRIFEPFTQLDRSAGHASEGLGLGLSLVKALVERHGGAVTCTSAGPGRGCAFTVRLPLTRPDVGPEPTSPCSA, encoded by the coding sequence ATGAACACCGAATTGTTCGAGCACAATTATCAAGTCCTCACACGTCGGGCGTCGGCCCTGCACGCGGCGCCGACGACGACTCCCCAGGAACTTCAGTGCCGGCTGGACGAGGCTTCGGCCCTGGCCGACGACGCCATCGGACGGCTGCGGATCGCCGAGGCCCGACTCCGTGAAATCGAGGAACGACGCAGCGCCGAGGACCAATCGCCCTCGCCCGCGCGGCCGGTCAGCGAAAGCGTCGAGGCGGACCACGGCCGCGAGCAAGCGTTGGCCCTGCTGGCCCACGAGCTGCGCACGCCGCTGGCGGTGATCCTGAACTCCGTCTACTATTGGCGGCTCGCCGAGAACGACCCCACCGCGATCGAGCAGGTGCGCGAATTGATCAGCCGCCAGGCGCATCGCATGTCGAAGCTGGTGGACGATCTCCTGGACCACTCCCGGATCACCCGGAACCAGATCCAGCTCTGTCTGGAGACGGTCGACGTGGGCGTGATCGTCAGCCGCGTCGCCGAGACGATCCGGCCGCTGATCCAGTCGCGCGGGCACGAGTTGACGGTCACCCCGCCGCTGGATCGGATCGACCTGACCGCCGACCCGAACCGCCTCGAACAGATCCTGATCAACCTGCTGACCAACGCCGCGCGGTACACGCCGCCGGGTGGAAAGATCCGCCTGACGGCGTGCCGCGAGGGGGACGAGGTCGTGATGCGGGTGCGCGACACCGGGATCGGAATCGCGCCGGAGGCGGCGGACCGGATCTTCGAGCCGTTCACCCAGTTGGATCGCAGCGCAGGCCACGCCTCGGAAGGCCTGGGCCTGGGCCTGTCGCTGGTCAAGGCCCTCGTCGAGCGGCACGGCGGCGCCGTGACCTGCACCAGCGCCGGACCGGGCCGCGGCTGCGCGTTCACCGTCCGCCTGCCCCTCACGCGCCCCGACGTCGGCCCTGAGCCGACGTCGCCTTGCTCGGCGTGA
- a CDS encoding SEC-C domain-containing protein, translating to MAAVDAYSPCPCGSGQKFKWCCHKAESYVDRAERLDRNGQHEAALAVVNDGLTKYPDVPWLHIRKAVSMLALEKPQEAKAAIGELLRQHPDHLGAIVLNFRLMLETGDVAGAVAQFQNAFARAADAAGRTRFASLAAMLGTVLPKVGLAASAIKHLELAKSLAAPDDTMWIDSALPRARANPALSAWIKNPYKLSRAPEGLGDEARRQFEQAIGWADLGQWAHAASAFELLSADRAAAVEADRNLGLCRLWLGDHPGALEALRRSLADPRVKAKPTTDAVDLEALCQTLDDRPGDDPVEEVELSWPIRDRAGLLTRLAADKRCVETAGDEDDEEAAAGRPARSETFLLLDRPKLDAAKPGLKPADLPLVVGQIALGPDAVTLRTRDDGRLNEAIDGFTSVADKTIPPAQPRTKVIGAIPRADLVLDVVCFPPSDLPPADREKLTTALLSDQINNLWPETPLVYLDGKTPNAAAKAGGYELPLRAAFLLFEESGRQWEAQPDWSALRTRLKVPVEPPIDHASVVIADVQLGRLALLDPKRLDDDRLVSLYERAQTWGLPDVLLKAAREITTRRKLLERDRFPVFSVYTDLAMAEAGERRRDAALEWARKGRGVDPQARRSVAAASWDMLELQIQMMTDEPETWVPELVVVMNRYERDQDATRLVLSRLVQAGLIRLTQSENESEGMVADSSLLQHLIARYGPRVQTATGEVGVSATRGGIWTPEAPVGGGVWTPGSSPKPAPADKPRIILPGQ from the coding sequence ATGGCGGCGGTCGATGCCTACTCGCCTTGCCCCTGCGGCAGCGGTCAGAAGTTCAAATGGTGCTGCCACAAGGCGGAGTCGTACGTCGATCGAGCCGAGCGGCTGGACCGCAACGGCCAGCACGAGGCGGCCCTCGCGGTCGTCAACGACGGCCTGACGAAGTACCCCGACGTCCCCTGGCTGCACATCCGCAAGGCGGTCTCGATGCTCGCGCTCGAGAAGCCGCAGGAAGCCAAGGCGGCGATCGGCGAGCTGCTCCGTCAGCACCCCGACCACCTCGGCGCCATCGTTCTGAACTTCCGCCTGATGCTCGAAACCGGCGACGTCGCCGGCGCGGTCGCGCAGTTCCAGAACGCCTTCGCCCGCGCGGCCGACGCCGCGGGCCGCACCCGGTTCGCCAGTCTGGCGGCCATGCTCGGCACCGTTCTGCCGAAGGTCGGCCTCGCCGCCTCGGCGATCAAGCACCTTGAGCTGGCCAAGTCGCTCGCCGCCCCCGACGACACGATGTGGATCGACTCGGCGCTGCCGCGCGCCCGGGCCAACCCCGCGCTCTCGGCCTGGATCAAGAACCCGTACAAGCTGTCGAGGGCCCCCGAAGGGCTCGGCGACGAGGCCCGCCGGCAGTTCGAACAGGCGATCGGCTGGGCCGATCTGGGCCAGTGGGCGCACGCGGCCTCGGCCTTCGAGCTACTGTCGGCCGACCGCGCCGCCGCCGTCGAAGCCGACCGCAACCTCGGCCTCTGCCGGCTCTGGCTGGGCGACCACCCGGGGGCGCTCGAAGCGCTCCGCCGCAGCCTGGCCGACCCCCGCGTGAAGGCCAAGCCGACGACCGACGCCGTCGACCTCGAAGCCCTCTGCCAGACGCTCGACGACCGACCGGGCGACGACCCGGTCGAGGAGGTCGAGCTGTCGTGGCCGATTCGCGACCGCGCCGGCCTGCTGACTCGCCTGGCCGCCGACAAGCGATGCGTCGAGACCGCTGGCGACGAGGACGACGAGGAAGCCGCCGCCGGCCGACCCGCGCGCTCCGAGACGTTCCTGCTGCTCGACCGGCCGAAGCTCGACGCGGCGAAGCCCGGCCTCAAGCCCGCCGACCTGCCGCTGGTCGTCGGCCAGATCGCCTTGGGGCCTGACGCCGTCACGCTGCGGACCCGCGACGACGGCCGGCTCAACGAGGCGATCGACGGTTTCACCTCGGTCGCCGACAAGACGATCCCGCCGGCGCAGCCGAGGACGAAGGTGATCGGCGCGATTCCCCGCGCCGACCTCGTGCTCGACGTCGTCTGCTTCCCGCCGTCCGACCTGCCGCCGGCCGACCGCGAGAAGCTCACCACGGCGCTCCTGTCCGATCAGATCAACAACCTCTGGCCCGAAACGCCGCTCGTCTACCTCGACGGCAAGACGCCGAACGCGGCGGCCAAGGCCGGCGGCTACGAGCTGCCGCTCCGCGCGGCGTTCCTGCTGTTCGAGGAGAGCGGCCGGCAGTGGGAGGCTCAGCCCGACTGGTCGGCGCTGCGGACCCGCCTGAAAGTCCCCGTCGAGCCGCCGATCGATCACGCCTCGGTCGTGATCGCCGACGTGCAGCTCGGCCGGCTCGCCTTGCTCGACCCCAAGCGGCTCGACGACGACCGCCTCGTCAGCCTCTATGAGCGGGCCCAGACCTGGGGCCTGCCCGACGTGCTGCTGAAGGCCGCCCGCGAGATCACCACCCGCCGCAAGCTGCTGGAGCGCGACCGGTTCCCGGTGTTCAGCGTCTACACCGACCTGGCGATGGCCGAGGCCGGCGAGCGCCGCCGCGACGCCGCCCTCGAATGGGCCCGCAAGGGGAGGGGGGTCGACCCCCAGGCCCGCCGATCGGTCGCCGCCGCCTCGTGGGACATGCTCGAACTCCAGATCCAGATGATGACCGACGAGCCCGAGACCTGGGTTCCCGAGCTGGTCGTCGTCATGAACCGCTACGAGCGCGATCAGGACGCCACCCGGCTGGTCCTCTCGCGACTGGTGCAAGCGGGCCTGATCCGCCTGACGCAGTCGGAGAACGAGTCGGAAGGCATGGTCGCCGACTCGTCGCTGCTTCAGCACTTGATCGCCCGTTACGGTCCTCGCGTGCAGACCGCGACAGGCGAAGTCGGCGTGTCGGCCACCCGCGGCGGAATCTGGACCCCCGAAGCGCCAGTCGGCGGCGGAGTCTGGACCCCCGGGTCGTCGCCGAAACCCGCCCCGGCCGACAAGCCCCGGATCATCCTCCCCGGCCAGTGA
- a CDS encoding ABC transporter ATP-binding protein, whose amino-acid sequence MKTLRRIGGWLAPYKRSLALAFVLTAAAAVCNLPVPLLVQGLIDRVVTRNEWGLLPMYAVGLFAVFAAQSGLAWCNGLLIGRVGQGVVRDLRHALYERLQRLSLSYYDETPSGAILSRVMDDVGAIQVFVTSQTFTILTDLGTTLAIAGLLLYRDWRLAAVVLAVAPLFALNFRFFMKRIRATSTVIREKMDLIFGGLKAKLDGTIVIRAYAREPDEIADFATQLDDAHTPRVRDSNLGAAFANISGAIGGVGTAVVFAMGAYEVLEGRLTAGGAVSTAALAAMVFGPVARLADLAYVFEQAAASVDRLGEILDREVDVPEPEPAEARRLPGPDGRARGGVVFDRVGFGYVVGEPVVWDVRLDVKPGMKVALVGPTGCGKSTLVNLLMRFYDPTWGQIRLDGVPVDRIPTGDLRRQIGVVLQDPVVFRLSLADNIRYGAPDATDAQVEAAARAALVHGFAVALPEGYDTLVGEGGFKLSQGERQRLAIARAVCSDPALVILDEATSSLDTASEALIQAALANLLRDRTAIIIAHRLSTIVDADLIVVMDGGLIVQMGSHAQLLADRSGLYRRLCARQFGDPGPPPTHAQARPAFPPRALL is encoded by the coding sequence GTGAAGACGTTGCGGCGGATCGGCGGCTGGCTGGCCCCTTACAAGAGGTCGTTGGCGCTGGCGTTCGTACTGACGGCGGCGGCGGCGGTCTGCAACCTGCCGGTGCCGCTGCTGGTGCAGGGGCTGATCGACCGCGTCGTCACGCGGAACGAGTGGGGCCTGCTGCCGATGTACGCGGTCGGCCTGTTCGCGGTCTTCGCCGCGCAGTCGGGCCTCGCCTGGTGCAACGGGCTCTTGATCGGCCGGGTCGGCCAGGGGGTCGTCCGCGACCTCCGCCACGCGCTTTACGAGCGGCTCCAGCGGCTCAGCCTCTCGTACTACGACGAGACCCCCAGCGGCGCGATCTTGTCGCGGGTGATGGACGACGTGGGGGCGATCCAGGTCTTCGTCACCAGCCAGACGTTCACGATCTTGACCGACCTCGGGACGACGCTGGCGATCGCCGGGCTGTTGCTCTACCGCGACTGGCGGCTGGCGGCGGTGGTGCTGGCGGTCGCGCCGCTGTTCGCGCTCAATTTCCGCTTCTTCATGAAGCGAATCCGGGCGACGAGCACGGTGATCCGCGAGAAGATGGACCTGATCTTCGGCGGGTTGAAGGCGAAGCTGGACGGCACGATCGTGATCCGCGCCTACGCCCGCGAGCCCGACGAGATCGCCGATTTCGCCACCCAGCTTGACGACGCGCACACGCCCCGCGTCCGCGACAGCAACCTCGGCGCGGCGTTCGCGAACATCAGCGGGGCGATCGGCGGCGTGGGGACGGCGGTCGTCTTCGCGATGGGGGCGTACGAGGTGCTGGAGGGCCGGCTGACGGCCGGCGGCGCGGTCTCGACGGCGGCGCTGGCGGCGATGGTCTTCGGCCCGGTCGCCCGCCTGGCCGACCTGGCGTACGTCTTCGAGCAGGCCGCGGCGAGCGTCGACCGCCTGGGCGAGATCCTCGACCGCGAAGTCGACGTCCCCGAGCCCGAGCCGGCTGAGGCCCGCCGGCTCCCCGGCCCCGACGGCCGCGCCCGGGGGGGCGTCGTCTTCGACCGCGTCGGCTTCGGCTACGTCGTCGGCGAGCCCGTCGTCTGGGACGTCCGGCTCGACGTCAAGCCGGGCATGAAGGTCGCGCTCGTCGGTCCGACCGGCTGCGGCAAGAGCACGCTCGTGAACTTGCTCATGCGTTTCTACGACCCGACCTGGGGCCAGATCCGGCTCGACGGCGTGCCGGTCGACCGCATCCCCACCGGCGACCTGCGGCGGCAGATCGGCGTCGTGCTGCAAGACCCGGTCGTCTTCCGGCTCAGCCTGGCCGACAACATCCGCTACGGCGCCCCCGACGCCACCGACGCCCAGGTCGAGGCCGCCGCCAGGGCCGCGCTCGTGCACGGCTTCGCCGTCGCCCTGCCCGAAGGCTACGACACGCTCGTCGGCGAGGGGGGCTTCAAGCTCAGCCAGGGCGAGCGCCAGCGGCTGGCGATCGCGCGGGCCGTTTGCAGCGACCCGGCCCTGGTGATCCTCGACGAGGCCACCAGTTCGCTCGACACCGCCAGCGAGGCGCTCATCCAGGCCGCGCTCGCGAACCTGCTGCGCGACCGCACGGCGATCATCATCGCGCACCGGCTGTCGACGATCGTCGACGCCGACCTGATCGTCGTCATGGACGGCGGCCTGATCGTCCAGATGGGCTCTCACGCCCAGCTCCTGGCCGATCGCTCGGGCCTCTACCGCCGCCTCTGCGCCCGCCAGTTCGGCGACCCCGGTCCCCCCCCGACCCACGCCCAGGCCCGCCCCGCTTTCCCGCCCCGCGCTTTGTTATAA
- a CDS encoding S1/P1 nuclease produces MGFDDLAARRRAYPSRRRKPAAPSFALVAALIAALILPDRPAMAWGRMAHRAATRLAETRLSPEAKALVRSLLDEGESLADASTWADENSRDIPGSGAWHFVNVPLDADGYSARDCRDGCVVSKFHEFYNILADKTAPKARRRMALRYVVHLVEDAHQPMHVGDRRDRGGNNVQLTFFRDDRTNLHQIWDSGLLRIGYKGERELVEELVFLARRPEAQDWIKGNVEDWVDESLEAARQAYRVPGSREYLRTGMRIGKEYQDLNLPLATRRLAQAGLRLSDVLNSAASEKPFAEKPTAKPAREKVPVPAR; encoded by the coding sequence ATGGGATTCGACGACCTCGCCGCGCGACGCCGCGCGTACCCGAGCCGACGCCGCAAGCCCGCCGCGCCGTCGTTCGCGCTCGTCGCCGCGCTGATCGCGGCCCTGATCCTTCCCGACCGGCCGGCGATGGCCTGGGGGCGGATGGCCCACCGCGCCGCCACGAGGCTGGCCGAGACCCGGCTCTCCCCCGAAGCCAAGGCCCTGGTCCGCAGCCTGCTCGACGAGGGCGAGTCGCTGGCCGACGCCTCGACCTGGGCCGACGAGAACAGCCGCGACATCCCCGGCAGCGGCGCCTGGCACTTCGTCAACGTCCCGCTCGACGCCGACGGCTACTCCGCCCGCGACTGCCGCGACGGCTGCGTGGTCTCGAAGTTCCACGAGTTCTACAACATCCTGGCCGACAAGACCGCCCCCAAGGCCCGTCGCCGGATGGCGCTGCGGTACGTGGTCCATCTGGTCGAGGACGCCCACCAGCCGATGCACGTCGGCGACCGCCGCGACCGGGGGGGCAACAACGTCCAGCTCACGTTCTTCCGCGACGACCGCACGAACCTTCACCAGATCTGGGATTCGGGCCTGCTCCGCATCGGTTACAAGGGCGAGCGCGAGCTGGTCGAAGAGCTGGTCTTCCTCGCCCGCCGCCCCGAGGCCCAGGACTGGATCAAGGGGAACGTCGAAGACTGGGTCGACGAAAGCCTCGAAGCCGCTCGCCAGGCCTATCGCGTCCCCGGCTCGCGTGAGTACCTTCGCACCGGCATGCGGATCGGCAAGGAGTACCAGGACCTCAACCTCCCCCTCGCCACCCGCCGCCTCGCCCAGGCCGGCCTTCGCCTGTCCGACGTCCTCAACTCCGCCGCGTCCGAGAAGCCCTTCGCCGAGAAGCCCACGGCCAAACCGGCGCGCGAGAAGGTCCCGGTTCCCGCGCGTTGA
- the trhA gene encoding PAQR family membrane homeostasis protein TrhA, giving the protein MSLFDLREPISAWSHGAGMIAALPVVWLLLRRGRDALRSAATADESCDRDFHQGKLVCLAVFGACLVFCYGASMLYHAAKLQGEPLGRLQRLDHVGIFLMIAGTFTPAAWALMRPLWMRGGLVLVWGLALTCAARVWIGGPFPPWLATSVYLGLGWGMIVGYYDIQRGRGHRMLLTLPLGGALYSVGAVVNLAHRPDLFPGVFGSHELFHMFVLAGTAAHLHFMFHVVLPAGPPVRSATETETEQGTEPIRGRFATPNFSRPQGVGMNAASGAVYVDNGS; this is encoded by the coding sequence ATGTCGCTTTTCGATCTGCGCGAGCCAATCAGCGCCTGGAGCCACGGGGCGGGGATGATCGCGGCGTTGCCGGTCGTCTGGCTGTTGCTGCGCCGAGGCCGCGACGCGCTGCGGTCGGCCGCGACGGCTGACGAATCCTGCGACCGCGACTTCCACCAGGGCAAGCTCGTCTGCCTGGCGGTCTTCGGCGCGTGCCTGGTCTTCTGCTACGGCGCCAGCATGCTCTACCACGCGGCGAAGCTCCAGGGCGAGCCCCTGGGCCGGCTGCAACGGCTCGACCATGTGGGGATCTTTTTGATGATCGCCGGCACGTTCACGCCGGCGGCCTGGGCGCTGATGCGGCCGTTGTGGATGCGCGGGGGGCTGGTGCTGGTGTGGGGCCTGGCGTTGACGTGCGCCGCGAGGGTCTGGATCGGCGGCCCGTTCCCCCCCTGGCTGGCGACCAGCGTGTACCTTGGGCTGGGCTGGGGGATGATCGTCGGCTATTACGACATCCAGCGCGGCCGCGGCCACCGGATGCTGCTGACGTTGCCCCTGGGCGGAGCGCTTTACAGCGTCGGGGCCGTCGTCAACCTCGCCCACCGCCCCGACCTGTTCCCCGGCGTCTTCGGCTCGCACGAACTCTTCCACATGTTCGTCCTGGCCGGAACCGCCGCGCACCTCCACTTCATGTTCCACGTCGTCCTGCCCGCCGGACCTCCCGTGCGCTCGGCGACCGAGACCGAGACGGAGCAGGGGACGGAGCCGATCCGAGGGCGGTTCGCGACCCCCAACTTCTCGCGTCCGCAAGGCGTCGGCATGAACGCGGCGTCAGGCGCCGTCTACGTCGACAACGGCTCCTGA
- a CDS encoding PEP-CTERM sorting domain-containing protein (PEP-CTERM proteins occur, often in large numbers, in the proteomes of bacteria that also encode an exosortase, a predicted intramembrane cysteine proteinase. The presence of a PEP-CTERM domain at a protein's C-terminus predicts cleavage within the sorting domain, followed by covalent anchoring to some some component of the (usually Gram-negative) cell surface. Many PEP-CTERM proteins exhibit an unusual sequence composition that includes large numbers of potential glycosylation sites. Expression of one such protein has been shown restore the ability of a bacterium to form floc, a type of biofilm.): MPRQPRRRAARASLSRRLALGFGLIAAASSPALASTIATTYALTADEQGKATVLDQSGRTVPLRRGVLPTYIVYRLDGSAKLPDGLPTLAVRPSLSRGATGPLRLDASGQSALNAALASNGQAAVLTPRQTYLVESLASVSAAAATATATPAAATTTTHASLVTAAVDKADATAKHWYGTSASAFKRWSNEIRSSLGGRLKLRSPRIVDHKPPAPTPSFTTTNTAAQVLVPPHGATAAQVLAAPVPEPASILVFAVAGIAAGIRLRKRS; this comes from the coding sequence ATGCCACGCCAACCGCGCCGCCGTGCGGCCCGCGCCTCGCTCTCTCGACGGCTTGCTCTCGGCTTCGGACTGATCGCCGCCGCTTCGAGCCCGGCGCTCGCCTCGACGATCGCGACGACCTACGCGCTGACGGCCGACGAGCAGGGCAAGGCGACGGTCCTCGACCAGTCCGGCCGGACCGTTCCACTCCGCAGGGGAGTGCTGCCGACTTACATCGTCTATCGCCTGGACGGCTCGGCCAAACTGCCCGACGGCCTGCCGACGCTGGCGGTGCGGCCGTCGCTGTCACGAGGCGCGACCGGCCCGCTGCGGCTCGACGCCAGCGGCCAATCGGCGCTCAACGCCGCGCTTGCATCCAACGGCCAGGCCGCCGTGCTCACGCCACGGCAGACGTACCTCGTCGAGTCGCTCGCCTCCGTCTCGGCCGCCGCCGCAACCGCGACCGCGACCCCCGCCGCGGCCACGACGACGACGCACGCCTCGCTCGTCACGGCGGCCGTCGACAAGGCGGACGCGACGGCGAAGCACTGGTACGGCACGAGCGCCTCCGCCTTCAAGCGGTGGAGCAACGAGATCCGCAGCAGTCTGGGAGGCCGCCTCAAGCTCCGTTCGCCCCGGATCGTCGACCATAAGCCCCCCGCCCCCACGCCCTCGTTCACGACCACGAACACGGCGGCGCAGGTGCTGGTCCCTCCCCACGGCGCGACGGCCGCGCAGGTCCTCGCCGCGCCGGTCCCCGAACCCGCCAGCATTCTGGTCTTCGCCGTGGCGGGAATAGCGGCCGGCATCCGCCTTCGAAAGCGGTCGTAG